TCCGACGGTCGGCCCGGCTCCAGCGGCGATGTCCGGCCGGGAGGTCAACAGATGTTCTGTGGATCGGACTGGGGCTCGACCGTGCACGCGGTGTGCCTCATCGATGACCAGGGCGCGGTTATCAAGAGATGGCTGGTTCAGCACACCGAGGACCAACTCATGAAGTTGTTCTGCGAACTTGCCGAGCTCGTCGAGGGAGGCGACGTGGCGCAAGTGCCGGTCGCGATCGAACGCGGAGAAGGCTTGGTCGTCGGCTTGATCGCAGGCGCTGGTCACCCGGTCTGGATGGTCGAGCCTGCCGCTTTCAAGGCCGCCCGTCCACGGTGGGGCTTGGCCGGTGCGAAGTCAGATCTCGGTGACGCGTTCATGCTCGCCGACTACGCCAGAACCGACGGCCATCGGCTGCGCCGGGTCGAGCCCGTTGAGCAGGCGACTCGTGAACTCGCCGCGTTGGTGCGGGCACGAACGGCACTGGTCGAGGCGCGCACCGCGGCGTCCAACCAGCTGTGGGCTGTCCTGGCCGAGCACTGGCCCGGCGCCGCTGTGGTCTTCCAGAAGCTGACCTCTCAGATCGCGCTCGCGTTCTTGAGCGACTATCCGACACCTCAGGCCGCAGCACTGCTTGGCGAGCGCCGGATGGGTCAGTTCTGCCGTCGACACAGCTACCGCGGCGGCAAGTCCCCGGCAGAGCTCCTCAGCCGGCTCCGGGCGGCTCCTGCCAGCGCGAGCCCGCTCGCACCGAGGATCCTCGAATCAGTCGTCCATGGCTCGGTCGCTCAGATTGGGCTGCTCAACACCGAGATCACCCGTCTGGAACGCGACCTCGCCAGCGCGCTCGCGGCTCGCCCCAAGACGACCTTGCTCCAGACGCTTCCCCGTGCTGCCACGGTCAGCCTGGCAGCACTGATTGCGGAGATCGGGGCTCTGCTTGAGCGTTGCGACAACCCCGAACAGGTCGCCGCCATGTGTGGTGCCGCCCCCGTCACCCGCGCCTCGGGCAAGTCCCGCACCGTCGGGTTCCGCTACACCGCCAACAAGCCTGCACGCGTCGCGATCACCAGCTTCGCCGACAACTCCCGACACTCCTCGTCCTGGGCGGCCGACGCCTACCAACGAGCACGTGCGCGCGGCGCCCGACATCCTCACGCCGTCCGGATCCTCGCCCGCGGATGGATCCGAGTCATCTGGGCATGCTGGACCACCGACAGCGTCTACGACCCCTCGCGACACCGCGGCGAACAGCTCCTTGCCGCAGCGACTTGACCAAGAGAGCTCAAGCGCTACATCAGCCGGCAGATCTTCCGAACGCTCGCCGCAGCTTACCCTGGCCGCGAGGCCATGCCGTCAGCGGCTTGACGCGACAATGAAGCATCCTGGGTTCTCCATCGTTTGGAAACGAGGATGGATTCAGGCCGAAGGACACCACCGCGGGGAAGCCCGCGACGCGCCGCTACAGCCCGGATGGGAAGGCGGCCCGGATGAGAAGGCCGCTGCAGTGCGGATGGTCAGGACGCTGCGTGCCGAGCTGGGCGCTGAGCACCGCACGATCCAGCGCGTCGCAACCCAGCTCGGGTGCGGCACACCGAATCGGTCCGGTCCTGGGTGCGTCAGGCCGACATCGACGGGGGCTACTTGCCGGGGGTCAGCACAGCGATGCGGCGAAGATGAAGGCGCTTAAGCAGGAGAACCGTGAGCTCAAGGCCCGGCCACGTTGTCGCCGAGCTATCGGCCGACGAGCGGGTGTGCTTGCCCCGCCAGCCCATGCGTGGTCTACTGAGCAGAACGCGCCTCTGGTCAACAGAGGGGCAGGAAACGGCGATTGACTATGGGCCGCCCGAGGAGACTGATTCAGATGACCGACCAGACCGGCATGCTCGCCGATGTGCGGCGCGGGATGATCCCCGCGCACGTCTACAATGACCGCGAGATCTTCGAGCTCGAGAAGGAGCGGGTCTTCGCCCGTGCCTGGGTGTTCGTCGGTCACGAGTCGGAGATCGCCCAGCCCGGCGACTACGTGGTGCGCCGGGTGCTGCAGGACTCTTTCATCGTCACCCGGGACGAGGAGGGCGAGATCCGGGCGCACTTCAACATGTGCCTGCACCGCGGGATGCAGGTGTGCCGGGCGGAGATGGGCAACGCCTCGCACTTCCGCTGCCCGTACCACGGCTGGTCCTACCGCAATGACGGGCGGATCGTCGGCCTCCCATTCCACCAAGACGCTTACGGCGGCGAGGCGGGGTTCAAGCGCAATGGGCAGCGCCTACTGTCGGCGCCTAACCTGGCGACCTACAACGGGTTGATCTTCGTGTCGCTGGACCCGGACGCGCCACCCCTGGAGGAGTTCCTCGGCGACTTCCGCTTCTACCTGGACTACTACACCAAGCAGAGCGGCAGCGGCATCGAGCTGCGCGGCCCGCAGCGCTGGCGGGTCAAGGCCAACTGGAAGATCGGAGCGGAGAACTTCGCCGGCGACATGTACCACACGCCGCAGACCCACACCTCGGTGGTGGAGATCGGGCTGTTCCGGGAGCCCAAGGCCGAGAAGCGCAAGGACGGGGCCACCTACTGGGCGGGCGCCGGGGGCGGGACGACCTACAAGCTCCCCGAGGGCGACCTCGACGAGCGGCTGCGCTACGTCGGGTATCCGCAGGAAATGGTGGACCGGATGAAGCAGCATCTGTCGTCCGATCAGCTCAAGGTTATCGGCGACGACGGCTTCATGATCAGCGCGGCGTCTATCTACCCGAACCTCTCCCTCGTGCACAACTGGCCGCGGGTGGCCGACTCCGAGAACGTGCTGCCCTTCATCTCCATCCGGCAATGGCAGCCGATCAGCGAGGATGAGACCGAGGTGCTGTCGTGGTTCGCCGTCGACGCCGAGGCGCCGGAGGAGTTCAAGGCGTTGTCCTACAAGGCGTACTTGATGTGCTTCGGCTCGACAGGCATGTTCGAGCAGGATGACGTGGAGAACTGGGTCTCTCTGACCAACACCGCAGCTGGCTCCATGGCCCGCCGACTGCGGTTGAACAGCCGGATGGGCATCCTTGAGGACGACACTGAGGTGATCCCGCAGCTCACCGTCGAGCAGTTTCACGGTCCGGGGTCGGCGCACACCGGCTACAGCGAGTACAACCAGCGAGCACTGCTCAGCCGCTGGGCCGACGACCTGGAAACGCCGATGTCCATCGCGGCCACGGTCGAGGTGGGTGGACCGCGGGAGGGCGCCCCAGATGCCTCCGCAAAAATCTCGGCCGCGGCCGGCGATGTCGCCGCCGCGTCGCACGGGACGGCCGCGCAGGCATGACCGACACTCATTCCGCGAGTTCTGTGCTCGGCAGGAACGCCTCCCGTGTTCAGCGGACCGGGCGGTCGCTGCCCTTCGGGGACCAGCGGCACTTGATGGCCCACCAGTGGCTGGTCGACGAGGCGTGGATGCTCGACGCCCAGTCCTACTCCGACTGGCTGGACCTTCTCACCGACGACATTCACTACCTGATGCCGGTGCGGGTCACAACCGCGCTGGGCGCCGGCTACGACACCTCTCCGGGGATGGCCCACTTCGACGAGGACAAGTACTCCCTGTCCCGGCGGGTCGCCCGGTTCCTCACCGAGCACGCATGGACCGAGGACCCGCCGTCCCGCCTGCGCCACCACCTCAGTAACGTGCGCGCCTTCGCCGCCGATCTGGACGGGCATCTGGTGGAGGACCACCTGGTGGTCGAGTCGGCGACCCTGCTTTTCCGCAGTCGTGGCGACGTCCGCGAGGGCTCGTTCGTCTCCGCCGGGCGCGAGGACGTCCTACGCCGCACTCCCGAGGGGTGGAAATTGGCCCGTCGCACGATCCTCGTGGACGACTCGGTCATGCGGATGCAGAACCTGGCGATATTCCTGTGACGCTGCACTGGGAGGGCGAGGAGGCTGATGCCCGGGCTGCGCGGCGCGCCGCAGCCGAGCGCGACGCGTTGCTCGCGGGCGTCCGCGGCGACGCCACCACCATCGCGAACGAGTTCGCCGAGGTGCGGGTGGTCCGCGTCGATACCCGCAACGGTTCCCGGCTCCTGGTCGAGTCACCGAAGTCCGGGCAGTGGGTAGCGCTGGACCCCCTAGAGCTCGAGGCTCTGACTTGGCAGAGCACCGCCACCTTCTCGGCGATGATCGGCAACCCCTTCGGCTCGCTGGTCACCGACGGAACCGCCGGCATCGAAGACGGCGCGGTCCCTGAGGGCGGCAACGAGCCGCCGCAGCACCCGCCCGGGGGTGGCAGCCAGTGACCGCCGGCTGGCTCGAGGGGCGGCGAGCGCTGGTCGTGGGCGCGGGCTCGGGCATCGGCCGGGCGGTTGTGGACGTCTTCCTCGCCGAGGGAGCGCGAGTCGCGGTCCTGGAGCGCGATCCGGACAAGAGCGCGGCGATCGGGGCGGCCCTGCCCGAAGTCCCGGTCACCGTCGGCGACGCGGTCACCCGTCAGGCCAACGACGCCGCGGTCACCGCGGCGGTCGAGGCCTTCGGGGGGCTGGACGTTCTGGTCAACTGCGTGGGGGTGTTCGACTTCTACCGCAGTCTTCTCGACCTCGACGCCGACGTGCTAGACGTCGCCTTCGACGAGATGTTCCGCACCAATGTGCTTTCCCACTTGCAGTCCGTGAAAGCGGCACTGCCCCATCTGCAGGCGTCGGGGCGCGGAGTGGTGCTCCTTACAGAGTCGACGTCCTCCTATTTCCCGGGTCGAGGCGGCGTTCTGTACCTGTCCTCGAAGTTCGCCGTCCGCGGGATCGTCACGGCGCTCGCCCACGACCTGGCGCCGGAGGTGCGGGTCAACGGGGTCGCACCGGGCGGCACGCTGGGCACCGACCTGCGTGGGTTGCCTAGCCTGGGAACTGCGGGGCGCAGCCTGGGCGACATCCCGGGCCGCGCCGAGGAACTGGCGTCCCGGGTACCGCTGCAGGTCGCGCTGACGGCTGTGGACCACGCGTGGAGCTACGTGTTCCTAGCCTCCGACCGGTCCCGTGGCATCACCGGCGGGGTGGTCCACCCCGACGGCGGGATCGGCGTCTCCGCTTCCCCCAGGAAACGTTCCTGACCCACCCCCCATCGAACAAAAGGAGAGCTCATGCCCCGGTTGTTGGCCGACGTCAAGGCCTGTCAGGGATACGGCAACTGCATCACCGGCGCACCCGACGCCTACGACATCGACGACGACGGCAAGGTTGTGCTCCTGACCGAGGAGATCAGCGACGCCGACCGGCCGCGGGTCGAGGAAGCCGCGCGCAGTTGTCCGGCCAACGCGCTGAGCATCGAGGGCTGATGACGGATCCCCGGACCGTAGTCGTCGTCGGAGCGTCGGTCGCCGGCGTGCGGACGGCCCAGTCTCTGCGTACCGAGGGCTTCGGCGGTCGCATCGTCCTCGTGGGCGACGAGCCGGACCTGCCCTATGACAAGCCGCCGCTGTCCAAGCAATTCTTGACCGGCTGTTGGTCCGTTGAACGGATCGCGCTGCTGACCGCCGAGGCGGCGGCAGCAGCCGGGATCGAGCTGTGCCTGGGGGTCGCGGCGCAGCGTCTGGACGTCGCCGACCGGCAGGTGGTGCTCATTGATGGGAGCACGATCGACTACGACGCTGCGGTGCTCGCCACCGGTGCTGCCGCGCGCCCCGCCCCGTGGTCGGCCACATCGGGGGTGCATGTGCTGCGTTCCATGGCCGACGCACGCGCGCTGCGTGACGACCTGGAGGTCGACCGGCCAGTTGTGATCATCGGCGGGGGCTTTATCGGCGCGGAGGTGGCAGCCACCGCGCACGCCCTGGGCAGAGAAGTCACCGTCGTCGATCCCCTTTCCGCTCCGATCGGACGCGTCGTCGGCCGAGAGGTCGGAGAGTTGTTCGTCGACCTGCACACCCGGCACGGCGTGACCACGAAGTTCGGGGTGGGTGTCGAGTCGGTCGAGGGCGAAGCCGGTGACCTAACGGTGCAGTTGACCGACGGTTCGCAGTTGGCGGCGGGGACCGTCGTGGTCGGGATCGGCGCCGTTCCCAACGACGGCTGGCTGGCGGGCTCGGGCCTCCTCGTGGACGACGGCGTCGTCTGCGACGAGCACTGCCGGGCGGTCGACGCCGCCGACGTGTACGCCGTCGGTGACGTGCTGCGGTGGTTCCACCCGGGACACGGAGAGCATGTGCGAGTCGAGCACTGGACCAACGCGGTTGAGTCCGCTGCCGTGGTGGCACACAACATCGCCCACCCCGAGGAGCTGCGGTCCCACTGCCCGGTCGAGTACGTGTGGAGCGACCAGTACGACTGGAAGATTCAGATCGTCGGCCGGCCGGTTGGGGCGACCCGGCACACGCTGGTGGGGGACCTGACTAGTGCCCATCCCCGCGGAGCGGCGGTCTACACCGATGACAGCGGGGACCTGCGGGGAGCGGTCGCGGTTAACTGGCCCAAGGCGTTGCTGGTCTGCCGGAGGGCGGTGGGTGCGGGCGCGTCGTTCGACGACGTCGTCGCCCAGCTCGATCGGCTGTCGGCCGCGGGGGCGGCGCCGGCATGAGCGGTGGGTACGCCGCTGAGCGGCAGCTCGTCGCGGATGCATGTCGGGTCGCCGCAGCTCGTGGGCTGTCCGACGGGTTCCTGGGCCACGTCAGCCTGCGGATCGACGAGGAACGCTTGTTGATCCGCTGCCGCGGCCCTCAGGAGCGGGGCTTGGCCTGGACGACGGCCGCCGACGTCCACCTCGTTGACCAGGGCGGCGCCCCTGGAGCTCCGGGCGAGCTCGATGGATGGTCTCCACCGAACGAATTGCCGCTGCATGTGGAGGTGCTGCGTTCCCGGCCGGAGGCCGCCTCAGTCGTCCACGTGCACCCGCGGGCGGTAGTCGCAGCAGACCTGGCTGGCCTCGCGATCCGCCCCATCGTCGGTGCGTTCGACATCCCGGGCGCCAAGCTGGCCGCCGGCGGGGTGCCCGTCTACCCGCGTGGCGTGCTCGTTCGGAGCCGTGGCCTGGCCTTGGAGATGGTGGCGGCCATGGGTAAGCGGCCGGTCGTCGTGCTCCGCGGGCACGGCTTGACTAGCAGCGGTGGATCGGTCCAGGAAGCGGTCCTGCGGGCGATCAGCGTGGACTCTCTGGCCCGGCTGTCCCTCCAGATCGCCGCGGCGGGAGGGGCGCAAGCGGATCTGCCGGCCGAGGACTTGGCGGCGCTGCCCGACCTCGGACCGGGCTTCAACGAGGGCGTGGCGTGGCGGCATGAAGTCGCCAGGATGGGGTGACCGCCGGGGCGCAGGTCCTCGGCGTCGGTCCCTGCGCAGCAGACACCCCGTAGCCTCAGACCCATGAGAGCGATGTCGAACCTGCCGCCGACACCGGAATTTGGCTCGGCGCCGCAGTACCCGATCGAGTCGGTGGACAACGCACTCCGGGTGGTGCTGCTGCTGGGGGAGCACCCCAGCCTGCGGCTGACGGACGTCAGCAAGTACCTGGGGGTGGCATCATCCACTGCCCACCGGCTGCTTGCCATGCTCCAGTACCGCGGCTACGTCCGGCAGGATGCCGCGACGCGCAGTTACGTCCCGGGGCCGACCCTGGACTCGCTGGCCTTCGGTCTGCTGCGCCGACTCGACGCCCGAGACCGGGCACGCCCGGTGCTCGAGCGGCTCAACAACGATCTGGGGGAGACGGTGCACCTGGGCCGGCTCGAGGGGAACGAGGTCCACTTTATCGATTCCATCGAGAGTGATCGGGCCCTGCGAGTGGCCAACCGGCTCGGGCGCAGCATGCCCGCCCATTGCACTTCCACCGGCAAGGCGCTGCTGGCCATGCTGACTGACGATGAGCTACATCTGCTTTATCCCGACGAGCGGCTCATCCAGCTCACCCCGCATTCGCTAGGCACCCGGACCGAGCTTCTCGACGCGGTGCGCACGATCCGTTCCCGGGGGTTCGCGACGAGCAAGGAGGAGAGCGAGGAGGGTGTCGCCTCCCTCGCCGTCGCACTGGCCTCGACCCGCTCTCCGCGGTTGGCGGTCAACGCCTCGCTGCCGCTCAGTCGCATGAGCTCGGCGACCGAGCAGGACATCCTCACTCGGCTGGTAGCTGCGGCGGAGGAGATCGACCACCTCCTGCTCTGATCGGCGTGGTCAGTCCGAGGTCGGCTGGGCCTCAGGCGGGACTGGGCTGCCCGCCGTCCCGGTCCAGCCGGTTGCCGGTCCCCTGGACGTGGCGCACAAAGGACCGCACCGCCGGGGCGATGCCTCCTTCGCGTGACCAGTAGATCCACAGCGGGGCGCTCATCGGGGTGTGCTCGTCGACCAGCGCTGGCCATCTCGCCGAGTCGTCGGCACTGAGGTTGTCGTCGGCGATGACGGCCACGCCCAGCCCGGCCCGGGCGAGCGCAACGAGTGTGGTGGCGTTGACGCTCTCCGACGTGATGTCGAGCCCGAAGCCCCCTGCCCGCAGCGCCGGCTCCAGCAGGCGCCGGGTGAGGCTATCGGCGGACCCGGTGAGCACCGGCTGGCCACGCAATTCAGCGACCGAGACGTGGCTCCGGCCCCGCCAAGCGTGGTCGTCGGAGGTCACCACCGCCAGCCGCACGTCGCCGAGCTGGTGGCCCGCAAGACGCTGGTCGGCCTGCCCGAGGCCCGTCACGAGATCGACGTCCCCGTTAAGCACCTGTTCGATCGCGGGCAGGCCCGAGTACTCGTGGACGGCGACGTGGATAGCGGGATGCGCCGACCGGAAGGTGCCGATCAGGGGCGCGAGGAACCGTGGCACGTGCGGATATGCGCAGGCCACCGTGACGACGCCCGCTCGACCGCGAGCGAGTTCGTGGGCAAACTGGGAGACCGACTCCGCTCGATTCAGCAGGTAGTCGGCGCGGGGCAGCAATTGATTCCCGGCACCGGTGAGCTGTACTCCGCGGCCGGACCTCTCGAAGAGGGCGATGCCCAGCTCCGCCTCCAGCGCCTTGACCGAACGCCACAGCGAGGGCTGCGGCACGTCGAGGGTGGCGGCGGCGCGGAGGAACGACCCCTCGCGGGCCACCGCAACGAGATACCTGAGTTGACGCAGCTCCACGCACGGCTCCTAGTTACACCAGTGAATAGCTCGATCCCAGAATAGACCGTAGACAGCGCGTGATGAGGGTCATACGCTCCTATGTGTACTGCAAGGCAGAAAGTCGTCCTACCTTGAGGAGAATTGGATGTCGGAGTCTGGTGGAGGAACCGTGGCCACTGCGCGGCAGCGTCAGCTGGTCGAGCGGGCACTCGGTGAGTGGCAGGGCGAGGTGGCGGGTCGAGTCATCGTTGTCACCGGTGGAGCCCGCGGCATCGGCCGTTCCCTCTGCGAGGGACTGTTGCGCGCCGGCGCCAAGGTCGTTGCAGCGGACCTGACGTGGGACGACGCTGACGACTTCCGCAAGCAGCTGGAGTCGGACGGCAGCGGCATGGCCGTCGACATGGACATCACCGACGACGACGCCCTCGACGCCGCCCGAGACGCTGTAATCGACAGGTTCGGGACCGTCGACGTCCTAGTGAACAACGCGTCTCTGGTCTCCGAAACCCTCTTCCCGCCCACAGGCCACCGGAACACCCTTGACACGACCGACCGCGACTGGGAGGTGATGTTCGGCGTCAACGTGTTCGGCACGCTGAAGGCCATCCGCCGGTTCATCGAGCCGATGCGGGCCCAGCAGCGGGGCAGCATCGTCAACGTCGTCAGCAGTGGCGTCCTGGCCGTCGCCGCCGGCGGCGGCTACCACGGGCTGCGCCCGTGGACGGTCGAGATGCCTTACCAGGCCACCAAGGCCGCCGTGATGGCGCTGACCTTCTACCTCGCCGAGGAGGTGCGCGGCGACGGGGTCGCGGTTAACGCGATCATGCCGGGGCACACCCGAGCGTCGTGGTTCGACGCCACCGCCCGGGCCTTCAACGAGCAGGGCATCGCCTACTTCATGCGCCCGGCGATTCCCGAGCACCTGCTGCCGATCTCGCTCTTCCTCGCAGCCCAGGACAGCGCGGGGGCGTCCGGGCGCCTCTACTACGTGCCGGAGTGGAACTACGACCACGGCTACGGGGACTACGCCGCGTGGCAGGACCATGAGCTGCCTCCGGACATGGAGGAGATCTACAGCCGGCTGGAAGCCGCGACCCCGTCATACGAGCGGGCCGGCGTGGCCCACCTCCCCTTCGACGCGCAGGGCGCCCTGTACGCCGCGGGCATGGCTAACCTCGGGGCCCAGAACAGTTGGACCAGCAATGACAGCGCTCAGTGATACCGCAGACGCCCAGACGATCCGCTTACAGGTGGGCCGTTCGGGTCCGCCCTCCCATCTCACCTCACGCAACCCGTCAGACCCCGAGAGGACCCGATCATGACCAGCATCAGCGAACGCCCCGTTGACGTGGCCGCCGCAGGACTGCACGACCTGGTGAAGCCCGACGAGGGCGCCGTCAGCCGAACGGTCTTCGTCGACGAGGAAATCTACCGCAAGGAATTGGACCGGGTATTCACCAAGACGTGGTTGTTCATCGGCCACGAGTCCCAGTTGAGTGAGCCGGGCGACTACCTGACGAACTTCATGGGCGAGGACCCTGTGATCGCCACTCGCGGTGCGGACGGAGTGATCCGGGTGATGCTCAACTCCTGCGCCCACCGGGGCATGGCCGTGTGTAGCACCGACGCCGGGTCCTCGAAGTTCTTCCGCTGCCCCTACCACGGCTGGACCTACAGCAACAATGGCGATCTGATCGGTGTACCTCGCGCAGATACCGTCTACAATGGCGAACTGGACAAGTCGCGGCTAGGTCTGAAGACCGTTCCGCGGGTGGAGAACTACAAGGGATTCATCTTCGCCAATTGGGACAAGGACGCCATCCCGCTGGTGGACTACCTCGGCGCTGACCAGCTCTGGTATCTGGACCTAGCCTTCGAGGCGCCGCTCGGCGGGCTCGAGGTGATCGGCCCCACGATGAAGTTCCGGATCAAGGCCAACTGGAAGCTGGCGGCGGAGAACTTCGCCGGCGACGACTACCACGTGCTCTACACTCACGGGTCGGCCTTCCAGATCGGCTTCCTCCCCGACTACGACATGCTCGCCGACTACATCGCACACTTCGACCACGGCCACGGGATGGGCGACATCAGCAAGCCCGGCCGGGCCTATCAGAACGACGTCGGGATGGCTCAGTTCCTCGGGCCGGAGGCGATCGAGTACCTCACCGCCGTGCACGAGCGGCTCAAGGCCCGGGTCTCCCCGCTGCAGGCGGAGATGCACGGGCTCGGTGAGGGCAATATCTTCCCGAACCTGTCATGGATCAAGTTCGGCGTCTTCCACGTCTTCGGGCTCTTCCAATGGCACCCGAGGGGACCGGGTGAGATCGAGGTCTGGCAGACGGCGCTCTTCGACCGCGACGCGCCGCAGTCGGTCAAGGACTTCGCCCGCACCCAGATGTCCCAGGAGAACGCCGCGGCCGGGATCTTCGGCCAGGACGATGGCGAGAACTTCGAGCAAATCACCGAGTCCGCCCGCGGGGTGGTCTCTCAGACCCGGGATTTCAACTACGCGATGGGCCTGGGGCACGAGGGCGAGATCCACGAGGAGGGATACCCCGGCCATTTGGGGCCCCACTATTCGGAGCAGAACCACCGCAACTTCTATCGCTACTGGCTCGAACTCATGACCACCCCGGGAGAGCAGAAATGACCACTTCCCTCACCGATCTGCGCCGCGACGTCGAGGACTTCCTCTACAGCGAGGCCAAGATGCTCGACGAGCAACGCTACGACGAGTGGCTCGACCTGTTCACCGAGGATGTCCATTACTGGATGCCGATCACGGAGACCCGTGAGGTGCGGCAGCACCGGGACCACGTCCCCGGCGAGTGGTCGCTCATGGAGGAGGACGCCCGCTTCCTCGCCAAGCGGATGGAGCGCTTGGCCGGTGGCCTTGCCCACTCGGAGCAGCCGCGGTCGCGGACCCGTCGGTTCATCAGCAACGTCCTGGTCACCCCCGGGCCGGACGGCGACCTGGTAGCGGAGTGCAACTTCATCGTCTTCCAGTCCCGGCGGGCCAACTCCGAGCAGTTCTTCGTCGGCTCCCGTCGCGACCGGATCGTGACCTCCGGTGAGAACTGGAAGATCGCCGAACGGACCGTGCTCCTCGACCACCGGGTGCTGCCCCGTGCCATCTCCATCTTCTTCTGAGGCCCAGGCGGCTGACCTCGACGGCAGTCGGGACGTCGGGGCTGATGGCGCACCA
This sequence is a window from Nocardioides sp. S5. Protein-coding genes within it:
- a CDS encoding aromatic ring-hydroxylating dioxygenase subunit alpha, which encodes MTSISERPVDVAAAGLHDLVKPDEGAVSRTVFVDEEIYRKELDRVFTKTWLFIGHESQLSEPGDYLTNFMGEDPVIATRGADGVIRVMLNSCAHRGMAVCSTDAGSSKFFRCPYHGWTYSNNGDLIGVPRADTVYNGELDKSRLGLKTVPRVENYKGFIFANWDKDAIPLVDYLGADQLWYLDLAFEAPLGGLEVIGPTMKFRIKANWKLAAENFAGDDYHVLYTHGSAFQIGFLPDYDMLADYIAHFDHGHGMGDISKPGRAYQNDVGMAQFLGPEAIEYLTAVHERLKARVSPLQAEMHGLGEGNIFPNLSWIKFGVFHVFGLFQWHPRGPGEIEVWQTALFDRDAPQSVKDFARTQMSQENAAAGIFGQDDGENFEQITESARGVVSQTRDFNYAMGLGHEGEIHEEGYPGHLGPHYSEQNHRNFYRYWLELMTTPGEQK
- a CDS encoding aromatic-ring-hydroxylating dioxygenase subunit beta encodes the protein MTTSLTDLRRDVEDFLYSEAKMLDEQRYDEWLDLFTEDVHYWMPITETREVRQHRDHVPGEWSLMEEDARFLAKRMERLAGGLAHSEQPRSRTRRFISNVLVTPGPDGDLVAECNFIVFQSRRANSEQFFVGSRRDRIVTSGENWKIAERTVLLDHRVLPRAISIFF